One window of the Candidatus Zixiibacteriota bacterium genome contains the following:
- a CDS encoding conserved hypothetical protein (Evidence 4 : Unknown function but conserved in other organisms), with amino-acid sequence MDVASLRELLAECSTETVVGSTAAFFLEWPKSDIKLSSPHRQLFFLLGLMLTTPEPTAPKDFNEDQWKRAEESLEKIFNSYVWMFWPSPEEAGRLTQNWHSSREVAMPTFLHYFNSGLLASTEQVRSRIERYVVPFDDQIQDIFEISVSDMLLISDAIKRKIQADFTQLKLLGDEEKRQRLVFLEKAKNLRWNTERMRAEAVKSPYEEAARAFFGALVETFKIQKDQLLTLCDPAKAAIFWKIFSARRGAVGELTYPTELNPALNLPLYLLTDDMAMIPLVHSIFLAILDMTERALLNSDSRDRFLRRRDEELEAEVARIFLRFCGQHISVFRSVYETDTLQNEHDLVILWQRRVFVVETKASPPREPLRDPSRAYTRIRDDFRSDRSIQKAYEQAHRIDMAYGKGETIAFFNDKRVKILEISPNNIDRIYCICITRDNFGMLATDLSLLLKKEDLAPYPWAANVLDLESLFDAFSYFGWGLDRFCEYLEAREMMHGKVEAADELEFAGYLISHGSFKGMFEQKYDHLWLNPSYSEVFDRIFAARHGGEPVEYKPHPPVTTDFSSEVRRWRSKSVQVPQHRIAKAIYRKQGRNELCACGSGKKYKRCCGAN; translated from the coding sequence ATGGACGTTGCGTCGCTGCGAGAATTACTCGCTGAATGCTCTACAGAAACTGTAGTTGGATCAACTGCAGCATTCTTCCTTGAATGGCCCAAAAGTGATATAAAGCTTTCATCTCCCCATCGGCAGCTATTCTTTCTGCTGGGACTTATGCTGACAACGCCTGAACCCACTGCTCCGAAAGACTTCAACGAGGATCAATGGAAAAGAGCAGAAGAGTCTCTTGAGAAAATATTTAATTCCTATGTTTGGATGTTTTGGCCTTCGCCTGAAGAAGCCGGGCGCCTGACCCAGAATTGGCATTCATCGCGTGAAGTAGCGATGCCCACATTCCTACATTATTTCAATTCTGGCTTGTTGGCTTCTACGGAGCAGGTCCGAAGCAGAATTGAACGGTATGTTGTCCCATTTGATGATCAAATACAAGATATATTCGAAATTTCTGTTTCGGATATGCTACTTATATCCGATGCTATTAAGCGAAAAATTCAGGCTGACTTCACACAGTTGAAACTACTTGGCGATGAGGAGAAGAGGCAACGATTAGTATTTCTCGAAAAGGCGAAGAATCTCCGATGGAATACTGAAAGAATGCGTGCTGAAGCAGTAAAGTCACCATATGAGGAGGCAGCAAGAGCCTTTTTTGGTGCTCTTGTTGAAACTTTTAAAATACAAAAGGACCAGTTGCTAACTCTTTGTGACCCCGCGAAAGCCGCGATTTTTTGGAAAATATTCTCGGCCCGGCGTGGTGCCGTTGGAGAACTAACATATCCGACAGAACTAAATCCGGCACTAAATTTGCCGCTATATTTATTGACTGATGACATGGCGATGATTCCTTTGGTGCATAGCATTTTTCTGGCCATTCTCGATATGACGGAAAGAGCTCTGCTAAATTCCGATTCCCGTGACCGTTTCCTGCGTAGAAGGGATGAAGAGTTAGAAGCAGAAGTGGCCCGTATATTTCTCCGATTTTGTGGTCAGCATATATCTGTTTTTCGGTCTGTTTATGAAACTGATACTCTGCAGAACGAACACGACCTGGTAATTTTGTGGCAGCGAAGAGTATTTGTCGTTGAAACAAAGGCATCGCCTCCGCGTGAGCCACTTCGCGATCCTAGCAGAGCATACACTCGCATTAGAGACGATTTCAGAAGTGATCGAAGTATTCAGAAAGCCTATGAGCAAGCCCATCGAATCGATATGGCATATGGAAAAGGCGAGACAATTGCGTTTTTCAATGACAAGCGAGTGAAAATTCTTGAGATATCCCCGAATAACATAGACAGGATTTATTGCATCTGCATAACTCGTGATAATTTTGGGATGTTGGCGACCGATTTATCATTACTTCTCAAAAAGGAAGATTTGGCTCCTTATCCATGGGCCGCGAATGTTCTTGACTTAGAATCCCTTTTTGATGCGTTCAGCTATTTTGGGTGGGGTCTCGATCGTTTCTGTGAGTATCTGGAGGCCAGAGAAATGATGCATGGCAAGGTCGAAGCTGCTGATGAACTGGAATTTGCCGGTTACCTTATTTCACACGGCTCATTTAAAGGGATGTTTGAGCAGAAATATGATCATTTGTGGCTGAATCCCAGTTATTCTGAGGTATTCGATCGTATCTTTGCCGCAAGACACGGCGGCGAGCCGGTTGAATACAAACCTCATCCCCCGGTCACTACAGATTTTTCGAGTGAGGTGAGAAGATGGCGGTCCAAGTCCGTTCAGGTCCCCCAGCATCGAATTGCAAAGGCAATTTATCGCAAGCAAGGACGAAATGAGCTTTGTGCCTGTGGGTCAGGCAAGAAATACAAACGGTGTTGCGGTGCCAATTAA
- a CDS encoding hypothetical protein (Evidence 5 : Unknown function), with protein MNKKLREMEDQIGKCDDAELVKMLEQDSGNYDRETLLMAEYEADKRGGLWKLKEKSIKIEKREQRKVESFPSEEARNSESGSISAQIDTLKGGSRNIKEELILNEWGTVVEHGAGHAQEVILNIHKRLLEAKIPGGCEWFYGLVKSSGLFAKVKRNFLLVNIREFHDYHIYIGIRDYGIFLDCCRFLTVEPGRLKRWLSRKITGYSDALSVPKNILIHQDMRAWVTIVHHIVIDALEELMTDLGKDPRLIQRGSKGFLEIW; from the coding sequence ATGAATAAGAAATTGCGGGAAATGGAAGATCAAATCGGCAAATGTGATGACGCTGAATTGGTCAAGATGCTCGAGCAGGATTCCGGCAATTATGACCGTGAGACCCTTTTGATGGCAGAGTATGAGGCTGATAAACGCGGCGGGCTTTGGAAGCTTAAAGAGAAATCGATTAAGATTGAAAAGAGAGAACAACGGAAAGTTGAGTCCTTCCCTTCCGAAGAAGCCAGGAACTCGGAATCAGGTTCAATTTCAGCACAGATTGACACCCTTAAAGGTGGTTCCAGAAACATAAAGGAAGAACTGATTCTCAATGAATGGGGAACAGTTGTAGAGCACGGAGCCGGGCATGCTCAGGAAGTAATTTTGAATATTCATAAAAGGCTATTGGAAGCCAAAATTCCCGGGGGATGCGAATGGTTTTACGGTTTGGTTAAAAGCTCAGGATTATTTGCCAAGGTCAAACGCAACTTCCTTCTGGTAAATATCAGGGAATTCCATGATTATCACATATATATCGGAATCAGGGATTATGGCATTTTTCTGGACTGTTGTCGGTTTCTGACGGTTGAGCCGGGACGCCTGAAAAGATGGCTTTCACGGAAAATTACCGGGTATTCTGACGCTTTGTCCGTGCCAAAGAACATTTTAATACACCAAGATATGAGAGCTTGGGTGACCATTGTTCACCATATTGTTATTGATGCCTTGGAGGAATTGATGACGGATTTAGGCAAGGATCCAAGGCTCATTCAGCGGGGGAGTAAGGGGTTCTTAGAGATTTGGTGA
- a CDS encoding hypothetical protein (Evidence 5 : Unknown function) has product MNKSNFKFTVRDSALLVDLYKHRFLTISQLQRLHFPSMQTAYRRLRLLKEVGLAASFMVANISESIFTVDRKGLEAVAAALGTEVSDLRLTDIKSKPRDHFFMRHFLAINDFRIILKQACNREKVRLLGFIPDYQGERTERRGIAKYIRDVVCDITTERDQVSHTPDGVFALEKEGRTALFFLEIDRGTEIVSDNTKGVLKSLRFYTNYLIEGGYQRYAKDFRIGTLKGFRALYLTTSKTRLINIRKAAFGLQVPQKAKHFIWLALFQDITSGNLFLPVWRSIDPDDNKVYSIGGKS; this is encoded by the coding sequence TTGAATAAGTCAAACTTTAAATTCACAGTGCGGGACAGTGCACTTCTGGTTGATCTGTATAAGCATCGCTTTCTGACCATTTCCCAATTGCAAAGACTCCATTTTCCGTCCATGCAGACCGCTTATCGTCGCCTCAGGCTGCTTAAGGAAGTCGGCTTGGCGGCTTCGTTTATGGTGGCCAATATCAGTGAATCAATATTTACAGTGGATAGAAAAGGATTGGAAGCAGTCGCGGCCGCTCTGGGGACAGAAGTGTCGGATTTGAGATTAACCGATATCAAATCCAAGCCAAGAGACCATTTCTTTATGCGGCATTTCTTGGCTATCAATGATTTCAGGATAATCCTAAAACAAGCCTGTAACCGGGAAAAGGTCAGGTTATTGGGCTTTATCCCAGACTACCAGGGAGAGCGTACGGAAAGGCGTGGAATAGCCAAGTATATCAGGGACGTTGTTTGCGACATAACAACAGAAAGGGATCAGGTTTCCCATACTCCTGATGGCGTATTTGCCCTGGAAAAGGAGGGTAGAACAGCCCTATTCTTTCTGGAGATCGATAGGGGAACGGAAATAGTCTCTGATAATACAAAGGGTGTATTAAAGAGCTTAAGGTTTTATACCAATTATTTAATTGAAGGAGGCTATCAAAGGTATGCGAAGGACTTTAGAATTGGAACACTTAAAGGATTTCGGGCGCTTTATTTGACTACGTCCAAGACCAGACTAATAAATATTAGAAAAGCCGCTTTTGGGCTTCAGGTGCCCCAAAAAGCCAAGCATTTTATCTGGCTGGCACTATTTCAGGATATCACATCGGGAAATCTCTTTTTGCCCGTCTGGCGATCAATCGATCCTGATGATAACAAGGTTTATTCGATAGGGGGAAAATCGTGA
- a CDS encoding hypothetical protein (Evidence 5 : Unknown function), translating to MQNLFFTFVLLALLWFLFRAFKRDAERRRTTALDREVSESRRLSECEKVVRYFANYQGYIARSVVSREELEEQIDSGSTADILCSYIFDRISQVKGIELGIHGIGNNGMPVILPDEYRDKHVYIIGKSGYGKTNFLRYMILQDLEKGNGIGILAPEYEMLTDEILPFIPQSRIDDVIYFNPADLAQPVVLNPLHISPWEDIDLHVDETFTILQRVVGEGGPRMDEILRHTLYALIERPGSTLLDIEPLLDRQDETLRKDVIQSTQDEQTRQFFQHIYPQFPKDAHFPIVNRIGRIIRARFVRNCLCPPKRTSLNDLEASNKLLNIRSAMDEGKILLFNLSDGILGEAASQLIGQLIVSKFQTATMSRADEAKHNRKPFYLYLDEFQNFCGIASKSYERILSRARKYKLGLILAHQQTGQIPLELLREIFGNVSTMVSFQVSQQDSIKLSKEFINQYDFEIETLEPEELLRLNIGEAYCRIGKSTIPLRVPKVDDFPNKEMAENIIETSRQHFGIPRIFPSDRLAGGKTRLDDDPLAGLDPEEVFD from the coding sequence TTGCAGAATCTCTTTTTTACTTTTGTTCTTCTCGCGCTGCTTTGGTTTCTCTTCAGAGCATTTAAAAGAGATGCCGAAAGAAGAAGGACGACCGCCTTGGACCGGGAAGTGTCCGAATCCAGGAGACTTTCCGAGTGTGAGAAGGTTGTCCGTTATTTCGCCAATTATCAGGGTTATATCGCGCGTTCGGTCGTCTCCCGCGAAGAACTGGAAGAACAGATCGATTCGGGTTCCACGGCCGATATACTCTGCTCTTATATATTTGACCGGATAAGTCAGGTTAAAGGTATTGAATTGGGTATCCATGGAATCGGCAACAACGGCATGCCGGTTATTTTGCCAGATGAGTACCGCGACAAGCATGTCTATATCATTGGGAAATCAGGTTATGGAAAAACCAATTTCTTAAGATATATGATCCTACAGGATCTAGAAAAGGGCAATGGCATAGGCATTCTAGCGCCGGAGTACGAGATGCTGACTGATGAAATTCTTCCTTTTATCCCACAAAGCCGGATTGATGATGTTATCTATTTTAATCCTGCCGACTTGGCTCAACCGGTAGTATTGAATCCGCTCCATATCAGTCCCTGGGAGGATATTGATCTCCACGTTGATGAGACTTTCACCATTTTGCAGCGGGTAGTCGGCGAAGGCGGACCCAGAATGGATGAGATCCTTCGCCATACCCTTTATGCCTTGATTGAACGACCCGGCTCAACTCTGCTCGATATTGAACCGCTACTTGACCGACAGGATGAGACTTTGAGAAAAGATGTAATCCAATCCACTCAGGACGAGCAAACCCGGCAGTTTTTTCAGCATATCTACCCCCAATTTCCAAAAGACGCCCATTTCCCGATAGTCAACCGTATTGGCCGAATAATAAGAGCCAGATTTGTCAGAAATTGTCTTTGCCCGCCTAAAAGGACTTCATTAAACGATTTGGAGGCATCCAACAAGCTTTTAAATATCAGAAGTGCCATGGATGAAGGGAAAATTCTGTTGTTTAATTTGTCTGATGGCATTTTGGGAGAAGCGGCTAGCCAACTCATTGGGCAGTTGATTGTTTCCAAATTCCAGACTGCCACCATGAGCCGGGCCGATGAAGCCAAGCATAACAGAAAACCCTTTTATTTATATCTTGACGAATTTCAGAATTTCTGCGGCATTGCTTCCAAATCGTATGAAAGGATTCTTTCCCGTGCTCGGAAATACAAACTCGGTCTTATCCTGGCTCATCAGCAGACCGGACAGATACCACTGGAGTTACTGCGGGAAATATTCGGCAATGTTTCCACCATGGTTTCCTTTCAGGTATCACAGCAGGATTCGATCAAACTGTCCAAGGAGTTTATCAATCAATATGACTTCGAAATAGAGACTCTCGAACCCGAAGAATTATTAAGGTTGAATATTGGTGAAGCCTATTGTCGGATCGGCAAAAGCACCATTCCGCTGAGGGTGCCCAAAGTCGATGATTTCCCCAATAAGGAAATGGCCGAAAATATTATAGAGACTTCCCGGCAGCACTTTGGTATTCCAAGGATATTCCCGTCCGATAGGCTGGCAGGCGGGAAAACCCGGCTAGACGACGACCCTTTGGCCGGTCTTGATCCGGAAGAGGTGTTTGATTGA
- a CDS encoding hypothetical protein (Evidence 5 : Unknown function) codes for MLVAVLIWQNNRHAVVADSMDTQFNTFNLTYPVKYIRAEYIGRGTRIDLFFQFFAGDDRTRDITLIIGEITDNLLTLGKSPGFGHFPVQGGRPSSFGISFKCSEEKPKQREKNKSKKEILQLLCLLKLLNNIIYYPYIGCIIGFYSCAAKYLWNIRLYD; via the coding sequence ATGCTTGTCGCGGTACTCATCTGGCAAAATAACCGGCATGCCGTTGTTGCCGATTCCATGGATACCCAATTCAATACCTTTAACCTGACTTATCCGGTCAAATATATAAGAGCAGAGTATATCGGCCGTGGAACCCGAATCGATCTGTTCTTCCAGTTCTTCGCGGGAGACGACCGAACGCGCGATATAACCCTGATAATTGGCGAAATAACGGACAACCTTCTCACACTCGGAAAGTCTCCTGGATTCGGACACTTCCCGGTCCAAGGCGGTCGTCCTTCTTCTTTCGGCATCTCTTTTAAATGCTCTGAAGAGAAACCAAAGCAGCGCGAGAAGAACAAAAGTAAAAAAGAGATTCTGCAATTGCTATGCCTTCTGAAACTGTTGAACAACATTATATATTACCCGTATATCGGCTGTATAATCGGATTCTACAGTTGCGCGGCTAAGTACTTGTGGAACATAAGACTTTACGACTGA
- a CDS encoding hypothetical protein (Evidence 5 : Unknown function): MLESDLKLWLGGFSPTWAVDYSELFRYMHVILDFLRTKDKASYFTKQFAVRMFMQDASKAKIIFSQSIDEYRGSLINLEETVRRLINEIDWEDLMPEPKKYEKVFQKFAKEFDNLIPVEQLEGNWLEQMVISATKAELIRIEFNRGVGILQQLVSNGTIGRINPEFESTINARPDFIALKDELTSVINKLPLSSKANIPTYGALIAKLTLINRHYSGQNKLFVMVTDSTFWRTNDIKELRMEVNSPDIKVAYPNGFPMLRSLNYLMLDAFASFKYRNIDKRLAFVSEIRKLVSDAIPLLYGADSNVITKRRAHSELDSLMKNLSELHAWDAICQQTSLHIQGALDVDQKEFLALSTKQILERFSAVVSDPTKVYAQYVSLESQLASVRRWLDQELKQMGTGDVKERDTAFGLYPIKALMPEDGPIRTELIALFDRMLQQMTGDKELHALLDEIKRLQSICDGSPAIYVAEAICLRWLGQFDQSAKCIDKAISLKPINLEANFQRAVLYRTVADSPSTPESERGSWLLKALDFGYANLPADKQNPRICQFLAYVNWRILEHMNPVLHLGISEAERKRIDECVRLCKLGLKADFPTDSRKAARIKWMLVRDIAYYYSLTGERDNIVMAREQIDKVPIEFLDAPGYDTKGYVYLSLSRFIEKKDVLSILLFSFKYYSESIRLGSEQRCTKDGVSESIRRYFEAGGNPSDLLKK, encoded by the coding sequence ATGCTGGAAAGTGATCTGAAATTGTGGCTTGGTGGCTTCTCCCCAACGTGGGCTGTGGATTATTCAGAACTCTTTCGATATATGCATGTTATCCTAGATTTTTTGAGGACGAAAGATAAAGCGTCCTATTTCACAAAGCAATTCGCTGTCAGAATGTTCATGCAAGATGCATCAAAAGCAAAGATAATATTTTCCCAGTCAATCGATGAATACCGAGGTTCGCTAATTAATCTGGAAGAAACGGTGAGGCGGTTAATAAACGAAATAGACTGGGAAGATCTTATGCCAGAACCCAAAAAATATGAAAAGGTGTTTCAAAAGTTTGCAAAGGAGTTCGACAATCTAATTCCGGTGGAACAATTGGAGGGTAATTGGCTTGAGCAAATGGTGATTTCGGCCACTAAGGCTGAACTAATACGAATAGAATTTAACCGCGGAGTTGGAATTCTGCAACAACTAGTCAGCAATGGTACAATAGGCCGCATAAACCCTGAATTCGAATCTACAATAAATGCGCGGCCGGACTTTATTGCCTTAAAGGACGAGTTGACATCAGTAATAAATAAATTGCCTTTAAGTTCTAAGGCCAATATCCCCACATATGGAGCATTAATTGCAAAATTGACATTGATCAACCGTCATTATTCTGGCCAAAATAAACTCTTTGTAATGGTTACAGACTCCACTTTTTGGAGAACTAATGATATTAAGGAACTCAGGATGGAAGTCAATAGCCCCGACATCAAAGTCGCATATCCAAACGGTTTCCCGATGCTACGAAGCCTAAATTATTTGATGCTGGATGCTTTTGCCTCATTTAAGTATAGGAATATTGATAAAAGGCTGGCTTTCGTCTCTGAAATTAGAAAATTGGTAAGCGATGCTATTCCCTTATTATACGGCGCTGATTCAAATGTCATTACGAAGCGCAGGGCACACTCCGAATTAGATTCGTTGATGAAAAATCTGTCTGAATTGCACGCCTGGGATGCGATTTGTCAACAAACAAGTCTCCATATTCAGGGAGCTCTGGATGTAGATCAAAAGGAATTTCTAGCATTATCCACGAAGCAAATATTGGAGCGATTCAGTGCCGTAGTCAGCGACCCGACGAAGGTTTATGCGCAATATGTATCGCTGGAAAGCCAATTGGCATCTGTCAGACGATGGCTTGATCAGGAACTTAAACAAATGGGGACGGGAGACGTTAAGGAAAGGGACACTGCTTTCGGATTATATCCAATTAAAGCGCTAATGCCTGAAGATGGACCGATAAGAACTGAGCTGATTGCTTTATTTGACCGTATGTTACAACAGATGACTGGAGATAAAGAGCTACATGCTTTACTTGATGAAATTAAGCGGCTTCAGAGCATTTGTGACGGTTCACCGGCCATTTATGTAGCCGAGGCTATATGCTTAAGATGGTTGGGGCAATTCGACCAATCGGCAAAGTGTATTGATAAGGCAATCTCCCTTAAGCCCATAAATTTGGAGGCAAATTTCCAGCGGGCCGTGCTTTATCGGACTGTCGCTGACAGTCCATCCACTCCAGAATCTGAGCGGGGTAGCTGGTTGCTGAAAGCCTTGGATTTTGGATATGCAAATTTGCCCGCCGATAAGCAGAATCCGAGGATCTGTCAATTCCTGGCATATGTCAATTGGAGGATATTGGAGCATATGAATCCAGTCTTACATTTGGGCATTTCTGAAGCTGAACGAAAGCGAATTGACGAGTGTGTGAGGTTGTGCAAGCTGGGTTTGAAAGCCGATTTTCCGACTGATTCAAGAAAGGCAGCGCGCATAAAATGGATGCTGGTGAGGGATATTGCTTATTATTATTCACTTACTGGAGAACGCGACAATATTGTGATGGCAAGGGAGCAGATTGACAAAGTCCCGATCGAATTTCTAGACGCACCTGGGTACGATACGAAGGGTTACGTTTATCTTTCGCTGTCGCGGTTCATAGAAAAGAAGGATGTTTTGTCGATACTTCTGTTCTCCTTTAAATATTATTCGGAATCGATACGTTTGGGCTCCGAACAACGCTGCACAAAAGATGGCGTCTCCGAATCAATTCGTCGCTATTTTGAAGCAGGGGGTAATCCTTCAGATTTGCTGAAAAAATGA
- a CDS encoding hypothetical protein (Evidence 5 : Unknown function), translated as MVLLTHFNPISANPSGWQRLDIVLAEYKDGGLFKYWLNEINGFEISEQQLKLGETERTVLRIDDPPTWKEGMSVWLNPLGGVYLIEGNSPIDDESKKLIANEPNEYLNSPYDSLMQVIPGEIMGDKINEFQATDIIISKYLKNQTDIMAKVEALEMQIKELSLSNPAITDHSKTDSLHRVPAYRDDNNDG; from the coding sequence ATGGTTCTATTAACTCATTTTAATCCGATTTCTGCCAATCCCTCCGGTTGGCAGCGGCTTGACATCGTGCTTGCTGAGTATAAAGATGGCGGGCTTTTCAAATATTGGCTCAATGAAATAAATGGCTTTGAGATATCTGAACAGCAATTGAAGTTGGGGGAGACAGAAAGAACTGTTCTCAGAATTGATGATCCCCCGACTTGGAAAGAAGGTATGTCTGTATGGCTAAATCCGTTAGGTGGAGTGTACCTAATTGAAGGCAATTCTCCGATTGATGATGAATCCAAAAAACTGATTGCCAATGAACCGAATGAATATTTGAACAGTCCATATGATTCACTGATGCAAGTGATACCAGGCGAAATTATGGGGGATAAAATTAATGAGTTTCAGGCGACAGACATCATTATCTCAAAATATTTAAAAAATCAGACTGATATCATGGCAAAAGTGGAAGCCCTGGAAATGCAAATTAAGGAGTTGTCTTTAAGTAATCCCGCTATTACTGATCATTCAAAAACTGACTCATTGCATAGAGTCCCTGCATATCGCGATGATAATAATGATGGATAA
- a CDS encoding hypothetical protein (Evidence 5 : Unknown function) translates to MNLTESICRNNALNLINFLKRDSGKMSSGDFDTYSRLPATHTFDMSKLPMIFRANMETSGLVSRFRRDSSSAETDLLWNEVISLYLHKYICCYCGTHDPFYAKAVEPSPVGVFIKRDHAGSDVSKCNVSYRDLYSSQKWINGKSIRGLSLQDKLQTFFSIVDLSEIMWLDVRANFGGSLWSHWGNPNEGDFKLALLSDKIYERNFELHYLGQIPIDAFMGLIYPRRHVLTAERQFQPAHVSDPDLIKIKQLRPDLGILFYQNSYDIKERFMNFIEASFYASVALVMSEVFPINIEVAKEIASHYI, encoded by the coding sequence TTGAATCTCACTGAAAGCATCTGTAGAAATAACGCCTTAAATCTCATCAATTTTCTTAAGAGAGATTCCGGGAAGATGAGTAGCGGAGATTTTGACACTTATAGCAGATTGCCTGCTACCCATACATTCGATATGTCCAAGCTTCCCATGATTTTTCGAGCAAATATGGAAACTAGCGGATTAGTTAGCAGGTTTAGACGCGACTCGTCTTCGGCGGAGACTGATTTGCTCTGGAATGAAGTCATTAGTCTATATCTTCATAAATATATTTGTTGTTACTGTGGAACTCATGATCCATTTTATGCAAAAGCGGTTGAACCTAGTCCTGTTGGGGTTTTTATAAAACGCGATCATGCTGGTTCAGATGTTTCCAAATGCAATGTTTCTTATCGAGATCTTTACTCGTCTCAAAAATGGATAAACGGTAAGTCTATTCGCGGCCTTTCACTTCAGGATAAACTACAGACATTTTTCAGCATTGTAGATTTGTCAGAGATTATGTGGCTTGACGTTAGGGCGAATTTTGGCGGTAGTTTATGGTCGCATTGGGGAAATCCAAATGAAGGTGATTTCAAATTGGCATTATTGTCTGACAAAATCTACGAACGTAATTTTGAACTCCACTATCTTGGACAGATTCCTATTGATGCTTTCATGGGACTAATTTACCCTCGCCGACATGTTCTGACTGCGGAACGCCAATTCCAGCCGGCACATGTTTCGGATCCGGATCTGATTAAAATAAAACAACTTCGGCCCGATTTAGGGATTCTCTTCTATCAAAATTCTTATGACATCAAAGAGCGCTTTATGAATTTCATTGAGGCCTCATTTTACGCTAGTGTCGCTCTTGTTATGTCGGAGGTTTTCCCGATAAATATAGAAGTTGCAAAGGAAATTGCTTCTCATTATATTTAA